One genomic window of Legionella jordanis includes the following:
- a CDS encoding cytochrome P450 has translation MVKTKMHALDEQDMQSRFMKFIANLGQQSLTKQGIAYFRLPDFRPVYVISNPKLIEQLYSASSQHKFSQKKFFNRLAMVLGPNNLMSSDLGSDFHRQVRASILSRNEAIRPQLAMHVMDFFKEYQTKQREKRQTLATFMDALSRKILLVTYFGKEIIDEFEELYQPHLTKQLIECLFNLDPITDKDSKKLLALRNEIFSLSCRLIFSPELNSILLKPDSWLVHLLKTHLASFKELRAELEDISVRPEVLDAEQCQKLLNYARQKGDSTTLSRAVRDVVNESLFIPLLGFDATATTLIAALKIAIQDKRVYKILKQEIQEHHASSQYVLRSAWDSDQKRPLTYAEAVVLEALRIAPPAMLIPEMVREPIKLKIEGEEVILTANSLLFIPLESVHKQPANFPDIPLSAHGQKILGKPVIKSCDIFPERWLPQSLSGEPYHLNFFQNSPSELFPRQLEKQGRFLTFKTGARRCPGLRLAFTEILLTLTMLHHYEIELEGEEELHLRFNYHTALQRNGGSGLITLQAAKQAENVFREREAREFKAIERNREATFQKGGNKLETISEADSPTFSSMNL, from the coding sequence AAATTCATCGCTAATCTTGGGCAACAATCTTTGACGAAACAAGGAATTGCTTATTTTAGACTACCTGATTTTCGGCCCGTATATGTTATCTCAAACCCTAAGCTCATTGAGCAATTATATTCTGCCTCAAGCCAACACAAATTCAGCCAAAAAAAATTTTTTAATCGTTTGGCCATGGTATTGGGGCCGAATAATTTAATGTCCTCAGATTTAGGCTCCGATTTTCATCGGCAGGTTCGTGCAAGCATACTTTCCCGAAATGAAGCGATAAGGCCACAATTGGCTATGCATGTAATGGATTTTTTTAAGGAATACCAAACTAAGCAAAGAGAAAAACGACAAACCTTGGCAACCTTTATGGACGCCTTATCCCGAAAAATATTATTGGTTACTTATTTTGGTAAGGAAATCATCGATGAATTTGAAGAACTGTATCAACCTCACTTGACTAAGCAATTAATTGAATGCCTGTTTAATCTTGATCCAATTACTGACAAAGACAGTAAAAAATTATTGGCCCTTAGAAATGAAATTTTTAGCCTAAGTTGTAGACTTATTTTTTCTCCTGAGTTGAATTCCATTTTACTGAAACCCGATAGCTGGCTTGTGCATTTGCTCAAGACCCATTTAGCGAGCTTTAAAGAATTAAGAGCAGAGTTGGAGGATATATCGGTTCGCCCTGAGGTTTTGGATGCAGAACAATGTCAAAAGCTATTAAATTACGCTCGCCAGAAAGGCGATAGCACGACACTTTCGCGCGCGGTAAGGGATGTGGTGAATGAAAGCCTTTTCATACCCCTGCTGGGCTTTGATGCCACTGCCACGACATTAATTGCTGCTTTAAAGATTGCCATTCAAGATAAACGTGTGTACAAGATTTTAAAACAGGAAATACAAGAGCATCATGCAAGCAGTCAATATGTCCTTCGCTCGGCTTGGGACAGTGATCAAAAAAGGCCTTTAACCTATGCTGAAGCTGTAGTATTAGAGGCTCTTCGAATTGCCCCACCGGCCATGCTTATTCCGGAAATGGTTAGAGAGCCGATAAAGCTCAAAATCGAAGGGGAGGAAGTGATTCTAACAGCCAATTCCTTATTATTTATCCCTTTGGAGAGTGTGCATAAGCAGCCGGCGAATTTTCCAGACATTCCTTTGTCCGCACATGGGCAAAAAATTCTTGGCAAACCGGTAATTAAATCTTGTGATATTTTCCCTGAGCGATGGTTGCCCCAGTCACTTAGCGGAGAGCCTTATCATTTGAATTTTTTTCAAAATTCCCCTTCAGAGCTTTTCCCAAGACAATTAGAAAAACAAGGCAGATTCCTGACGTTTAAGACTGGGGCCAGGCGTTGTCCAGGTTTGCGCCTTGCCTTCACGGAAATCCTGCTTACATTAACCATGCTTCATCACTATGAAATTGAATTAGAAGGTGAGGAGGAGTTGCATCTCAGGTTTAATTATCATACCGCCTTGCAGAGAAATGGAGGGAGTGGATTGATAACGCTGCAAGCCGCAAAACAAGCAGAAAACGTATTTCGTGAGAGGGAAGCACGTGAATTCAAAGCCATCGAAAGAAACAGGGAAGCTACATTTCAGAAGGGAGGAAATAAACTGGAGACTATTTCTGAAGCAGACAGCCCTACTTTTTCGAGCATGAATCTTTAA